The Anas platyrhynchos isolate ZD024472 breed Pekin duck chromosome 6, IASCAAS_PekinDuck_T2T, whole genome shotgun sequence sequence TCTCTGCAAGGCTGTGGCCAGTACAGAAGTGACAGATACATTAGGTATATTTGCTCAAACAGGAACTTTCTAGTCTGCTCTGAACCTTTCCAATCTGACATGACTTTCCAAGTTTTAAAGATACTTGGTAAATAAGTCCACTTCCAATACTATTTAGTTAAGCTACAGATGATTCTTAAAGAAAGTCACATAGTGCACGTAACAGCTACTGTGCTGTTGTGTGGCTTTTCCAAATCACATTAAATATGTATTCAAATGTCttatagtaaaatatttttgattacaGTCTTTCAAACTTGAGACTTTGATTAATAGTTTGTTGTATTCTGTTTTATAAGAagattcatttttctctgtggtACAGGCTACAGTGAAGACTTCGATTCAGTAATGAATGAGAAATTGCATGATTATATTAccatttattgtttattttgatttaagtTTAATTCCTGTCTGCTATTTAGTTTCCTTAAATGCTTTGCTTTATGTGTTCCCACCTCAGCTGTTACTGGAAGCAGAAAACGTGAACTGCATTGCTGTTGATTGGAAAGAAGGCGCAAAAGGCACCTACGTCAGCGCAGTGAACAACATCCGCGTGATTGGAGCCGAGGTTGCTTATTTCATAAAAACTTTACAGGTAAAAGATACAGCTCCACAACACACAGTTCTTAAGTAGATGCAGAGGGGTTATgatatttctttgattttgCACTTCATCTAGTACGGTCAGCTACTGCTTCAGAAAGAGCTGTACAATGCATGCAGTTGAGATACAGCTAATTATACTAATTATCAGCTCTGTAAGGACTTCTCACAGCCACAAAAGACACCAATTAAGCTAATGTAGTTGAAAAGAGGTGTCAATTAATTAAAGACCAGTAGGTGGCAACATTTCCGTACGATGTTACAGGTAAGAAGGCGTTCAGTGGCAACGAGGCAAGGCACACGTTCAGTGCTTACAAGAGTCTTTACCTGAATAATTTACTTCTAGCACAAGTATATCAGCACCTCAGCAGCACTGAAGTGATGTGGAGCTAGAAGCACCACAGAGATTCACTTGGTATTTGCTGTCTACAGGCACAATAAATTGTCCCGTTGCCTTCTAGTTGTGAGCTTCATGTTCCTGAAGGCAAGCGTTCACTTTTACCAATATAGCACAGACTGCTCAGCTGCAAAGTTTAAGAGTACCACCACGTCCCACTGACTTCAAATGGACTTACAAGTACTTAAGGCTGCTGAAATCATCCCCTATTTGGCTGCAGACTTGATGCTGGAAACTAGGCAGTCCTTGTGTTTTAGAGATATTCCAGAGACCACAAGGCCACATACCAACTTCACGAATACTCAAGTACCAAAAACCACTTCTCTAGAACCAGCTGAGGTACAGTCTGCTGTTTCTACCTGGGAAGGCCTCATATCTAGACTCACACTgctgtttttgtctttcttctttgtATGCAACTCCCAGGTCATTTGACGATGGTTCAGTTTATTACGTGATCTCTGTCTGCCTATTTCCATTTAATATCTCTACACTGCAAATGGTGCGGTaataaaactctttttttccattacaaaactgcaaaaagtaatccttaatttttcttttccacaattTACAGATTTGGGAATTTTGGCTTTAAGCAAAGTTAAGCTGCATTGTAAATagaaaaattacagtaaaaagTAATTGAAGGTATCTTTCACTTGATAGGCACAGACAGATCAATAGTAaagatttgccttttttttttttttttttttttttttttttggtatatacattacaaaagaaaacttAGTGTAAAAACCTCAAGCAGTTAGCAATCAATCCTTGTTGACTTTGGACATTACAAACCCAGGATATGCCTGGCTGAAAtgtgtcccctgcaggcagatTACATGCTCATTAATTTCTACTGCTGTCTTCAAAGCATGTATAACAGCTGAGAAGTGCAGGTCCTGTACAGGTGACTCTTGGCAAAGATGCCAAACCCCTAAGCCTGTCAGTGAAGGTACTATTGAGTGACATGATCACATTTGCTAAGCAGACCCATGGAGAATAGTTGCATGATGAAAGAGGGCTCCATAACAgtgtcaataaataaaaaacaagatcATATTGTTGGAACTTTAAATTAGGGCTTAATCCAAATGAGAAagaattttcatattttgtcaCCAAGGGTAACTGAATACAGTAACCATATGCTGAGGCTATGATGGTAAATCCATCATCGTGAGGCATTTAAAATTCTAGATTgggcatttttctttcaagtcttAGGTTAATTTAAACAATAATTAATTCAAGCAGCTCACACACTGTTGGCTAAGCAAGAAGTCAGCCAACAGGCTCGCAAAGGCCCTCAGTGTAAGGCACCCTTTTTGCTCACTACTGAAAGCCTCTGTTCTTGTCTCCCTCCACAACGATCAGAAACTCTTCAGGTACTCCCCTTGTGAAATCCATCTAATTGGCCACAGCCTGGGCGCACATACAGCGGGAGAGGCGGGAAGGAGGATTCGAGGCATCCGGCGGATCACAGGTAGGCTGCTCACCGAGGGGCAGATATAGCAGGGATGCTTCTAGTGGAAAGAAACTTGCAGCACTCTGGTCTGTAGACTGGAATTAAACCATTGGCGGTGCTGCAGGCACCATGTATGAATAAACAAACTTTAGGCTTCTCAGAAACAAGGGTAattattaaatcttttttttctctagttagGTTTAAAACTATTTAGCAGATGAGCTCTTAGTATGTTTGCAACATCACAGTCATCCACTGGGTTGCATCCAGCAGTATACGACGACAAAACAACACATCCAAAAGCCTGTTTTCCTCTCCATGATGCTCAACAGTCCAGTAACAAAACCACTGATAATAAAATGCCTCCTTCACAGTAATACAATGCTAATATATATcctattagaaaatattttgcttataaTAGAATGAGTCTGTAGAAAGGTTCACAAAACCATGTTTTTGTGCACCATAACTTGTGCCATATTAAATGTCTGATGTTATAAATTGGCAAAAGGCATTAATATGTAACTTTTCCCTCTCCTGATcccaaatttctttatttttttttttgttaaaggtTTGGACCCTGCAGGGCCCTATTTTGAAGGCACTCCTCCAGAGGTGAGGCTGGATCCTTCAGATGCAAACTTTGTTGATGTTATTCACAGTAATGCTGCCCACTTTCCTGCCATAGGTAAGAGTTCATGTGCAATCAAGTAGCTGTAGAGATGGGCACGTTGCATATGTACCTTGAGACTGTGACACAATCGTGTATGTATCCTAGGGCTTGGAATGTACAATGCCACTGGTCACCTTGACTTTTACCCAAATGGAGGAACTGTAATGCCTGGATGCACTGATTTAATTCCAGagatgaaacaaaatgattttgaagCTCTTATTGCAGGTAAGCATACATTCCCAACATGCtcagtatttaattttcattcaattctgaaatgcaaactgtGAAAATAGCTAttcttttggaagaaaacagtaatatatatatatatatatgtatttttgcctGTTTACTTATAAGCAGAAATATAAAACGAGAAATAAAGGCTAGATCAGAACAGAGCTACTCAGGAAACACTGCAGGAAAAGTAGTAGTCAGAGGCATCAAAATAGACCTCGGTTTTGCTTCTGCAATTTGAATTGAACCTGCAGAACACAGAGAGGCAAGCTCAGCCCCACAACAGTGGCACTTCCAACAGGACACTTTCTAGGCTGAGGGTAGCCAGTGCCATTGCTAAACCTGCAGCACAACAGCACTGCACTTGGTCCCTCACTGATGCAAGGAGCATCCAGAACCCTGAAGGTATGCAATAGGCAGAAGCACACAGCATTGTCAGGGACTGTGGGCACCTCACACCTCCACCTGAGACCTTCTTCAGGCTTTGGAGTGGTTGGCAGAAGGCTGAGGAATTCTCTTTGTTCTACTAAACCTTTTAAAACTGTACTTAATGTCACTTGCTGGGACATCATATATTCAGACAGCTACgtatacgtgtgtgtgtgtatgtatatattactAGGCCATGCTGCTGTTGTATTCCATGTCTCATGATAAGGCAAGTACAAGTCTTCTACAGGATGACAGGAGGTTATTACATGGATGCTCACAAATTTTCTCCCAACAGATGCTACTATTTTTGGGGGATGCCATCACTCACGCAGCCATGAGTATTATTTTGAAAGCATCCTCTATCCCACCGGATTCGTTGGATATCCCTGTGAATCATACAAATCCTATGAGGCAGTAAGTATATCGGCCCAAGAGTGGATGAAGtccaaagaaaataatcaagGCCTCTGCACTCAGGATAGATCACACCACATGCACAGAACACTTGGACACATGTGGTTCTGCTCTCACATCACCTAGCCAGCAGCAGACCTGAGCTCAAAAATCAACTTGGGCAGTGCAAGTTAGTAGGAGGAGGCACAGCACACAGGGGCTCCATCaactattttgcttttaaaaaatgaatgcacAGATGAAACCaccaaaataaagagaaaaataaaaaataaaccccaTGCAATTCTCACCCTAAGCCTTTATGCAAAGAGTGTATAGGCTCTTGGCATACTAACCCTACTAAGTCCTGGCTGGAAGAAGAGATATTTGGAGCTTCCAAAAGCCTTTTTGAAAAGGctgttctggagaaaaaaaaaaatataaaaaaatgccTGTTCTAATTTACACTGGGCACTGATTAGAGCACCTGAATAAATATGCTTACAAAAGAAACTTAAAGTACATATGATTCTTTTGTCTCCTATGTAGTGTTGCAACATGGATACAGGCATGTTCCCTTCCACTGATAGGGTAAATTGGACTTACATTTCATCCTAAACTGTAGCTGAAGAATAGGCTCCCCAAAAATAGGGAGTTTCATGTACACAGGTATCATATCTGCTGATTCCACATGTGCTTGTGTGCATGAGTACATTGCCCATTATCAGGTTTTGGTGGTAAGATATAACAGCATACAGCAGTGCCCCAGCTTTGCAAGGTTAGAACAGAAACCTTAACTGAGCCTTAGTTTTGTCCAAGACAGGTGAAAACCATACTCCCCTCATTAACCGATGCTCATATCTTTCCTAGGGAGAATGTTTCCCATGTCCCCAAGAGGGGTGTCCGATGATGGGGCACTACGCTGACAGATTTCCAGACAAATTTAAGAGAgtaaaccaaaaatattttttaaatacagcagCAGATCCACCTTTCACTAGTAAGTGGAGAAGGTTTGTTACAGTTGTTCACGTTTGAAAAGTTATTGCCTTGATACGATTTACAGCCATGCTCTTCTGTTACTTCTATAAACACCTGCTAAGACCTCTGCCAAAAACAATGCTGCATCACATCATCATCTTTCAAACTCAATGAATCTTTCATTAGCTAGCATGAATGAattctggaaaggaaaaaagaattttcCAGGATGCTAGCACTTCTAATTCTCTCCTATCAATGACAATCCAGTTTTAATCTGCTGTTCTTACGCAGGTTGGAGACAAAAAGTGTTTATCAAACTGTCTGGTGTAAAGAAAATGAGGGGGGACATAAACCTAATTTTCCATGACACAGAGGGGAACAAAAAGGAATATGAAATTGCCAGGTAAGATAAATTAGCATTGCCCTATAGCATGTAATACTGATAACCTTAATCTACACAGTTTCCAGATATTTGAGCAGTGTAAACCCTTATTCTTTGTTGCAGACAGTCTAGTTAACATTAGCTATGAAAAAAGTTATCCTGTAGTTAAGACCTAAGGGAGCAGAAGGATGGTTGTGCCAAGAAGTACAAGTCACGTCCTTTTCATGCATTCTGTGACTTTACAGCGAATTAGGAATGCAGCCTGACGGAAGTGCTGTTTCTCTGAATTGctcattaaaggaaaaaagactgCACCTCTTGTATTCACGTAATTCTGACTGCGCTCACCTGTTTCATACGCATGTTAGCGCGACCTCTCCCATGTCAGCACGGCATCACACACATTAACACAGTCACCCAGGTGCTGATAAggctccctgtgctgccagtgACTTGCTGTACGCTCTCCTGCAAGGCTATCCTGTGCCTGACCTTGGGTTGCAAATTGGATGTGTGTACTTCCTTCCTAGATACATTAAAATCCATCACTATGATATAAATATCACATTTACATGTATATGGTCTGGACAGTGGGTTTCATTCATAACTTATAATCTCTGTTGGCTATCCAAATCACAGCCCTCACTGTCTTCTGTACCTGCTCTGAAACAAGCGCTTCCACGTGCTCTCCCATGcccctctgtgtgtgtgtgcaaagcagagacagaagttcCCAGCTTATCTATATAATCATCCCTGAAAACCTCACCCAGAGCCCTCCCTACTTGCAAAACCCAGTGCTCAGGTGCTGAAGGCACACAAACCCCAGCAGCCATCTCCACCTCACCCTGATCATCTCCTGGTTCTCTCCTGCCACATACCCATTAAAACTTTTTGGGATTGTTTTCGTCCTCTCCCTGTTCAGCACATGCCTACAGGGTCCCAGTCCAGCACCCTATGCTGTTGGAAAGTACAGCAACAAAGGGAAAAGCCTGATCTTGTGGAGAACAAAACTTAGTCCAGTAGTCTCTAAACTATTACATTTATCCTCACTGTCTTCATTCTGTTTCCAGTGGAGCCCTCTCTGAAGACCAGGTTTATACAAAATACCTTGATGTTGAAATTAACCCCAAAAATACTGCGAAAGTTGAATTTCTCTGGAATAAAACCTTATTCACTCTGCTCTGGGCAAGACTGGGAGCAGAAACAGTCAATATAATTCACGGAGAAGATGGTCGTCGGTAAGTATGTCCTTCCAGAAGGTCCGAAGGAATGGGAAAGGAGTGAAAGACTCTGGGAGACAGGATTAAAAAATGGTCTTGATAAACCTGACACACAATGTGCAATCAGCAATATGAATTTCAGTTATGACAAGGACAAGGTCCTACTCTTGGgatagaaaaggaaatattcaaATACAAAATGGTGAATAATCGTCTGGAAAAGAATCCAGTAGTAAATAATTTGGGTACTATACTCTGCCACAGCAAAACAATTACAAACCAGCACCACAGTGCTGTTGAGATAAAGCAAGTCTCATTCCCAGGTGCATTACCAGGAGTACTGCATAGATGATCAGggaggaattattttaatttaaatggcTGGGCTGAGAATGTAGCCAGAAGTAGGGTCATTTTCAAGCTTGGGGTGTATATTTCAGGTACTATGCACGCAGAgtgaagttcagaaaaaaagcaagagtaAGAGATTCAATAGAGATGGTCTGTGTAAGCAGCTGGAGGAAATGTATCTTTAATCTATACAGAGAGGCGTGGAGAGGGGCATAGAGACAGATGGATAAGCTGTTTTTGAAGGACCACAGTTTGCTGTTCCACACATCTGCTGGCTTAGGTCAAGAAGTAATTGATAGATTTCATAACAGAGAAAATATATGTTAGagtatttttctaatatttcttaTTGTTTGGCATTGTCATGGATTATTTAGACAAGAATTGAAGCCCTTTTACTgttagctcaaaaaaaaaaaaaaaaaaattggctgtGACAGTCTAGTAAAATGGCTGGTGTCAGTAAAGCGTACTTACAAGATAACTTTCTGGGTTTTTACCTGGAACGCTATTTTTGTGAATCTAGAGATGAATTATATCCATCTTTCAAAACCCAAATTTTACAGCTTTTCCTCATAAGAAGGAAATTTGCCTTGTTACTGCTAACATGTGAATGCTGATGGGCGTTTAGAAAGGTTTAAGTGGGGTTATGGAGCTAACTAACAACCCCCAAGGTGAGGGTTGATATcttcctttgtgtgtgtgtgtgtgcacacaggcgtataaataaaacagatctTGAATgatgctgttttccttctcagGTCAACTCTCTGTGGCCGTGGAACTGTGACATATGGAGTTCCCCAGCTCCTTACACCTTGCTAGAGGGCACCGAGTACAACCGTTCTGTGCGCTGCAGCTGTGTAAACAGTCGTGTGTGGCAATGCTGGTGCTCAAGGCCATTAAAGGGAATTCTCAAACTGACTTGttgcttcctctttttttatCTTCAGTATTTCCAAACACATTTGTCAATATCTTCTCATGTTGAAGGCACATTTATTGCACTCATAACTAGGAAGCAACTGAAAATCTTGTATGGCAAAACCCATCTCTAACACTGGCACATTCCTACTCTAACAGTGCCCCAAGAAAAGCAGGTAAGGACATTTTCCCCACTGTGCTGATGGCTTGCCAGGTTTGCTGCCTGCAGAACCCACTCTGAGCAGCAGGAATTGTCTCCAGTGCCTCCATCCTGCAGCTGATGATAGGCTTCAAAATCTTGCAACACCACACCTGAGCACTGCTCCCAAAAGACACAGTGGGACAAgggaagaacagaacaaaatgacTTCAGCAAGTCAGAGCAGCCTCTTGTACACCATACCTTCACGGAGGCACTAGGCAAAACTAAATAAGCTCATCCCCAACACCCAGGGCCACTGAATAGCCTATCTGCTCAGCTCACTCAAGGAAGCTGTGAGCCAGACACAACTGCTCTCTCCTGCAGTGAGCACCCCTTGAGCTCAGTGTTTCAGGACGCTTCATTCCCTCCACCCTCACCTTTCATTTCTTTAACTACAGTTGATAGGACAAGAAAGAGCTCTCCTGTCAAGTTGAGGCTTCAATTTTTATGAGCCCAGGGTCACACCAACCATGTCCATGAACTTCTGCGTCTCCCTCGCAACAAGTGGTTTCTCTCCACTACTCCCAGGTAGCACTTTCCTGCTCCATCTGTGCTGTGAACAGCCTGGTATTGCAGTGCCTCCAGGAATGGGGACTGCTTCTCAAACTTTTGCCTAAATGAAGCATGGTATCCATTAATTTGGATTCAGCTTCATGTGATACTGCTCTGTGGTCAAATGTCTGAGAATTATAGATGAGCTAGTTCGGATTcctacatatatttatatatgtaaatacagAGAGAATATATAATTTCTTCcagataattttatatttagcaTGGTAACTTTGATTACACCGTTTTTTTGCTAGAAAACAACAAGTCCTAAGAAGTGTTTATAATCATTCCATAGGGAATTTGAATAACTCCAGGCTTTGCAGAAGCTGGGACCGACTGTTTCACATTAAAGTGAACACTACTGCTCTGCAAAGCATAGCATGAATGAGCCACCTGGAGCTTTAAGAGACCAAGGCAGTATGTACTTTCCCAAGCACAAAACCCAAACTCTCAGTAAAACTGAGTTTTACTAACTAGTATTCTAAACTAGTTAACTAGTTttctaaaactatttttttactagttttctttccattcattCTTTCCCATTTCCCCATGTTTGAGAAATGATGTAGAAGCATTTGAGTAGATAAACTTCCAAGAAATATCAGTAGAAGTATAACATTGAGAGCGTTTATGATGatgtcattaaaacaaaacaagacatcagCCAGTGTAGTATTGACTAAACACTAACCAAGCCTGTGGGAAATTATGAAAGCACAATTAAACGCAAGGCTGAGGTTCAgccaggagagctctgcagccaccaACACTACAAGTCACTCAGGGACCTTACAGGTAGCAAAGGAAGTGTGAACAATGCCAGGAAGCCCAACAGCACATTCCAGAAGCAAGCTGGGGCCTTCCTGTAGCATGTGAAATCCATTCCTCTCATGGGTCTCCTTCAGGCCCTCTTCCTACTTCAGACAGCAATCCCTTTCATTCTAAAACATAGCAGAGTCCTTATTTGACACTTCCTTTCTCAAAAGGCATCTTTTTTTCCAATAGTCCCTGAATTGGGAGGCCTCAAGGGCCaaagcagctcctccaggcACAGAGAGCAACTCAAGCCATGCATCCCATCCCCACACCCTCTAACTAAAGGAAAAGCAAGCACCTGAAACCCAGCTGCCCACGGACTACAGATTTGTGTAGTTATTCAGTTTGTCGTGTTTTATTACGGTGTTGACAAAGAGAAGCTGAGTAATTATGATAAAAACCTAACTCAAATCTTTTCCACTGGCTCTTAAGTTAAATGGGCAAGACAGTTCCCACCTCACTCTGGACAAGTATTTAGCAAAACTTATCGTGCTGCAGGGCATTTGCTGATTCTCCCATATCACTCACTGATAGGAACATACAAATTAAATTGCTACTTCAGCTAAGGATGGAAGCACTGTGCTCTACGTTACTATCAAAAGTgatgttttaggaaaaaaaaaaaattaaaactttgttattatttaaagaaataaagccCTCTAGCATGGATGATAGCAGTGTGATACCCACGCATGCAGCTGGTATCCATTTGGTCATTCCCAGAGGTGAAGATTAGggaatgtcaaaaaaaaaaaaagtgacaaagcTTTCTAGGTGAAAAGTTAACT is a genomic window containing:
- the LOC101801336 gene encoding pancreatic lipase-related protein 2 isoform X2; translation: MDYCILSPWLSNRKTSFIIHGFGSTGKSGWVVEMCLLLLEAENVNCIAVDWKEGAKGTYVSAVNNIRVIGAEVAYFIKTLQKLFRYSPCEIHLIGHSLGAHTAGEAGRRIRGIRRITGLDPAGPYFEGTPPEVRLDPSDANFVDVIHSNAAHFPAIGLGMYNATGHLDFYPNGGTVMPGCTDLIPEMKQNDFEALIADATIFGGCHHSRSHEYYFESILYPTGFVGYPCESYKSYEAGECFPCPQEGCPMMGHYADRFPDKFKRVNQKYFLNTAADPPFTSWRQKVFIKLSGVKKMRGDINLIFHDTEGNKKEYEIASGALSEDQVYTKYLDVEINPKNTAKVEFLWNKTLFTLLWARLGAETVNIIHGEDGRRSTLCGRGTVTYGVPQLLTPC
- the LOC101801336 gene encoding pancreatic lipase-related protein 2 isoform X1 — protein: MVVGIWIIAFYLLGSVTGKEICFPRLGCFSDDPPWSGVPGRLLTGLPDSPEHMNLSFSLYTRETGNNSQVISAINSSTIQNSHFSSRRKTSFIIHGFGSTGKSGWVVEMCLLLLEAENVNCIAVDWKEGAKGTYVSAVNNIRVIGAEVAYFIKTLQKLFRYSPCEIHLIGHSLGAHTAGEAGRRIRGIRRITGLDPAGPYFEGTPPEVRLDPSDANFVDVIHSNAAHFPAIGLGMYNATGHLDFYPNGGTVMPGCTDLIPEMKQNDFEALIADATIFGGCHHSRSHEYYFESILYPTGFVGYPCESYKSYEAGECFPCPQEGCPMMGHYADRFPDKFKRVNQKYFLNTAADPPFTSWRQKVFIKLSGVKKMRGDINLIFHDTEGNKKEYEIASGALSEDQVYTKYLDVEINPKNTAKVEFLWNKTLFTLLWARLGAETVNIIHGEDGRRSTLCGRGTVTYGVPQLLTPC